The Candida albicans SC5314 chromosome 5, complete sequence genome includes a region encoding these proteins:
- the LEU3 gene encoding leucine-responsive transcriptional regulator (Zn(II)2Cys6 transcription factor; predicted regulator branched-c ofhain amino acid biosynthesis genes; alkaline induced; induced by Mnl1 under weak acid stress; required for yeast cell adherence to silicone substrate; Spider biofilm induced) codes for MNNNVASSQNSGKSSLDNLVHIASNMSQEFRLPNRPSIPPNQSLSQTPLNQQPASEYNSATSTPSPSMATGSKTKRSKKMACVECRQQKSRCDAFEKRPDPCTRCAKKGLHCDVKSDYKRTYKRARMAQIEKEFEELKKTLTTTQAAELLTKFPSLSSASPDTNPQEETSQIQVKIEPGTSNDTTQGIAGVGVAKTTSNVDLPQHSTKAVEGAYTQQNSTKNTQFTPYRISSHNSSETSQSIPNTPSITRQVESNTRSQIPLAQQEKKVELLDSSLICEEKSVDDISLMPETIKKLYLEYFERYHPILPVVDVSLGPERIYRLCPALFWVIMFVSLRRFPDNSSKSLLVRLSPIVKGILAEIMISPITRYNPIEEDEPIYNVSSVYSVQAFLLYSYWPPITSSLSADSSYNTVGTAFLQAIRIGLHTPTLVNTSEMNKDEKTKHQLTMTHEQLKTWIFCNIASQTIATAFGFPACTQFESSMWFYNQPGSSIIIPRNLQLMMEIAQFEDQMAKALNSNPMDPCGLIDASERLPLLKLLSKRLDTIEITLKNEMLQPSDRRFRVFEILSARVHLLSYYFMDTVRIAQFELQKGLIRLYNAAIALISHTSECQAEDKKFVKYLPGVYLLNLWQAGCIIGKLIHSSLKKFIDVGTGKQSYESVITFTATASILKHDMAYRSSGITRNMWQLFRELDAKKMNSLSIDIRNRMSASVFFDCLKLLRAQVGITKLTTKTDESHPADDDEAIEESQEEVEDEDDQQLAEMGNEKAAPSEDEKNGSLHNVSQKSTPNSTTSSRVRRARTLSNNMDAESKTRKIIRTIPLDPEPISIGASKRSSIFKVVNSSTDSSPIMKSDVSTPNSNRINDHQTRTQTYNPSHVGKQYSQQSPHISSKQTVQSSQYQHHQQQQQPQQLQQHQYEQILQSDNRSYQPAQNISEAPLSQFSAFAFNESPIQLGLENLDIDNFDHDMLWKDVDSVMNDFGFHTS; via the coding sequence ATGAATAATAACGTCGCAAGTAGCCAGAATAGTGGGAAGAGCTCATTGGATAACCTTGTTCATATTGCGAGCAATATGTCACAAGAATTTCGTCTCCCCAACCGACCCAGCATCCCGCCCAACCAATCTTTGTCTCAAACGCCTTTGAATCAACAACCAGCATCCGAGTATAATAGTGCAACAAGCACTCCTTCACCATCGATGGCAACTGGCCTGAAAACTAAAAGGAGTAAGAAAATGGCGTGTGTTGAATGCAGACAACAGAAATCTCGCTGCGATGCCTTTGAAAAGCGGCCTGATCCCTGCACAAGGTGTGCAAAAAAAGGACTACATTGTGACGTCAAGTCTGATTACAAAAGAACCTATAAAAGAGCACGTATGgcacaaattgaaaaagaatttgagGAGTTGAAAAAGACTTTGACGACTACACAGGCAGCTGAATTATTGACAAAGTTTCCTTCTTTGTCTTCGGCTTCACCTGATACAAATCCACAAGAAGAAACTCTGCAGATCCAGGTTAAGATCGAGCCTGGTACCCTGAATGACACAACTCAAGGTATTGCAGGTGTAGGGGTAGCTAAGACTACTAGTAATGTTGATTTGCCACAACATTCAACAAAAGCAGTCGAAGGTGCATACACACAACAAAACTCCACCAAGAATACGCAATTTACACCTTACCGGATTCTGTCACATAATTCATCGGAAACTAGTCAGTCGATTCCTAACACGCCATCAATCACAAGACAAGTTGAGTCAAATACTCGTAGTCAAATACCATTAGCACAgcaagaaaagaaagtagAATTATTGGATAGCTCGCTTATCTGTGAGGAAAAATCTGTTGATGACATTTCGCTCATGCCAGAGACAATAAAGAAACTTTATTTGGAGTATTTCGAGAGATATCATCCAATATTACCGGTAGTCGACGTATCATTAGGTCCAGAAAGAATCTACAGATTGTGTCCAGCCTTATTTTGGGTAATTATGTTTGTTTCCTTAAGAAGATTTCCAGATAATTCATCAAAGTCGTTGTTGGTACGTTTGTCCCCGATTGTGAAAGGGATACTAGCAGAAATTATGATATCTCCCATTACAAGATATAACCCTATAGAAGAGGATGAGCCAATTTACAATGTGAGTTCAGTCTACTCAGTGCAAGCATTTTTATTGTATTCATACTGGCCACCGATCACCTCGTCTTTGAGTGCTGACTCTTCCTATAATACAGTTGGAACGGCCTTCCTTCAGGCCATCAGGATTGGCCTTCATACACCAACATTAGTCAATACTAGTGAGATGAACAAAGACgagaaaacaaaacatCAATTGACAATGACCCATGAACAACTCAAGACTTGGATATTTTGCAACATTGCATCTCAAACTATAGCGACAGCATTTGGGTTTCCAGCCTGCACTCAATTCGAGTCTTCAATGTGGTTTTACAATCAGCCTGGCAGCTCCATAATAATACCCAGAAACTTACAGCTAATGATGGAGATTGCTCAGTTTGAAGACCAAATGGCGAAGGCATTGAACTCGAATCCCATGGATCCTTGCGGACTAATAGACGCTAGCGAAAGACTACCCCTTTTAAAATTGCTTCTGAAAAGATTAGACACCATAGAAATAACCTTGAAAAACGAAATGTTACAGCCGAGTGATAGAAGATTTCGTgtgtttgaaattttgtcAGCGAGGGTGCATTTGCTCAGCTACTATTTCATGGATACAGTAAGAATAGCTCAATTTGAGCTACAAAAGGGTTTAATCAGGTTATACAATGCAGCTATAGCATTAATCAGCCACACGTCAGAGTGCCAAGCTGAAGACAAAAAGTTTGTAAAGTATTTGCCAGGGGTGTATTTATTAAACCTTTGGCAAGCCGGATGTATAATTGGGAAACTAATTCATTCTAGCttgaaaaagtttattGACGTGGGTACAGGAAAACAAAGCTACGAATCGGTGATAACTTTCACCGCAACAGCGTCAATTTTGAAGCACGATATGGCGTATAGGTCAAGTGGAATTACGCGAAACATGTGGCAACTTTTCAGAGAGTTGGATGccaaaaaaatgaattcgTTGAGCATTGATATAAGAAATAGAATGTCTGCTTCAGtcttttttgattgtttgaaattattgagAGCCCAGGTTGGCATCACAAAACTAACTACGAAAACTGATGAGAGTCACCCTGCTGATGACGATGAGGCAATTGAAGAGTCACAAGAAGAAGTGGAAGACGAAGATGATCAACAACTCGCGGAAATGGGTAACGAAAAGGCTGCACCttctgaagatgaaaagAATGGCTCATTGCATAATGTTAGCCAAAAATCTACACCAAACAGTACTACCTCAAGCAGAGTTCGCAGAGCAAGAACATTATCTAACAATATGGATGCTGAATCGAAAACTAGAAAAATCATTCGAACAATTCCTTTGGATCCAGAGCCAATATCCATTGGTGCATCGAAACGAAGCTCGATATTTAAAGTTGTGAACTCTTCTACAGATTCTTCACCAATTATGAAATCAGATGTAAGCACTCCAAATTCCAACAGAATTAATGATCATCAGACAAGAACTCAAACATACAACCCATCCCATGTGGGCAAACAATATCTGCAACAGCTGCCACATATTTCATCAAAACAAACAGTCCAATCATCGcaatatcaacatcatcaacaacaacaacaaccacaacaattacaacaGCACCAATACGAGCAAATATTGCAACTGGATAATCGTAGTTATCAGCCAGCACAGAACATCAGCGAAGCACCTTTGCTGCAATTCTCTGCCTTCGCGTTCAATGAATCGCCTATACAGCTTGGTTTAGAAAACTTGGATATCGATAATTTTGATCACGATATGCTTTGGAAAGATGTTGATAGCGTCATGAACGATTTTGGTTTTCACACAAGTTGA
- a CDS encoding mitochondrial 37S ribosomal protein YMR31 (Ortholog(s) have oxoglutarate dehydrogenase (succinyl-transferring) activity, structural constituent of ribosome activity and role in 2-oxoglutarate metabolic process, tricarboxylic acid cycle) — protein MKTAARLLKYVQSIKFVGGPHPAPKPHAAGPHPLAPEGLVPSGLNSTKSSTYHNSNPVEPQNGEFFARSELSARFRYRTIKAEEIEQVESGGAEFVF, from the exons ATGAAAACTGCAGCTAGACTATTAAAATACgttcaatcaataaaatttgtGGGTGGACCACATCCAGCACCAA AACCACATGCAGCAGGACCTCATCCATTGGCCCCAGAAGGGTTGGTACCTAGTGGATTAAACTCAACCAAATCAAGCACATATCACAACAGTAATCCAGTTGAGCCTCAAAACGGGGAATTTTTTGCAAGAAGTGAATTATCTGCTAGATTTAGATACAGAACTATAAAGGCAGAAGAGATTGAACAGGTTGAAAGTGGCGGAGCTGAATTTGTGTTTTAG